Sequence from the Ereboglobus luteus genome:
GGTCGCCGACGGCGATGGCGTCGGCGAGCGTGGAGTCGATGAATCGCTGGCAGTCGGCGAAGCGTTGCCCGCCGCGGGCGCTGAATTCGAGAACGGCCTCGGCCCCGGCGAGCGCGCAATTTTCCGCGGGGCGTTCGACGTAGAAATGACGCTCGTTCGGCTCGAAGATCAATTCGAGCACGGCGAGCGGATCGAGCGCGGGGACTTCGAGCGTGATGCTGACCAGGCGCGGGCGGTTGATCGCGACGGCCATTGCGCGGCATTGTTCGAGAAAGTCGAGCAGTGCGACGGGATTGGCGTTGGCGGTCGGGTCGATGGGCAGAATCGTCATGAGGTGGCGCGGTGGTTCGTTTTTTAGCGGGATTTTTTCAATATATTTTGGACGTTATTCTCAAGACGCTCCGTTGGCGCGCCTTTTGGGGAGGGCGGTTCTATTCATCATCTTTCCAACGCCAGTTTTTCAACGGCTCAAGCGCCCCACCACATCGGTCGCATCTTTCTTTTCCGGGATGCTGCGCGTGTTTGCAGTCTGGGCAAATCATCGCGCTATCATTTTCCGATGCACCCTTTCTTGTTATGAACGCAAAAAGGGGAAAGAATATTAAAAAATTAATAATAAATTGCAGGGGAATCTGTGTCTTGGCCTCCTCAAGCGACATCGGTCCCACGGGGGGATGCAATGCGCCCCTAAGCCCGCCAAACACATAAAGCGTCGCAAACAATATCGCTACGATGAAAGCCCACAGAACAGGCTGCTCAATCACCTTTTTTCGGCGGGCTGCAGCTTTCTGCTCATCACATTTTTTATCTTCTTCTGTTTTTCGAACCCACATTATTGTTTAGTTTTGATTCTCAAACGCGAGTGTTCAAATCGTCACGCGAACACTATTTTCACGCCGTGGTTTTTTATTGTCTCGAACCAGGGGCGGTTTTCGGGGTGGTCGCTGGTCACGAGCACGTCCACGTTTTCCCAGGGCGCCATTTGCGTGAGGCCGAATTTGCGGAACTTGCTGTGGTCGGCGAGCATGACGCGCAGGGAGGCGTTGCGCATCATCAGGCGGACCGTGGCGACGAGCGTGTCGGAGGTGTCGAGCAGGCCTTCCTCGTCCATGCCGCGCGCGGAGAAGAACACCACGTCGGCGCGGTATTCGCGCAGCGCCGCCTCGGTGCGCGGGCCGTAGAGCGCGTCGCCGCGTAGGTCGAGCGTTCCGCCGGGCAGGAGGATCTCGGGGCCGCCGCCGGACGAAAATCGTTGCATGAACGAACCGCAGACGTTGATCGAGTCGGTGATGATGGTTCCGCTGCGAATGTGCTGCGTGAGCTTGAGCGTGGTCGAGCCGCCGTGGATGAACGCGACGCCGCCCTTTGGAAAAAACTCGATCGCGCGCGCGGCCAGGCGCGCCTTTTCGTCCTCGAACCAGCGCTCGCGCATGACGAAGGGCAGCGAGCCGTCGCCGCCCACCGGCAGGCGCCGGAGTCCGCCGTGCACACGCCGAGCGAGGTTGGTTTCGGCGAGCCTGATGAACGCGCGACGGATGGTGGCCGCGCTTCCGCCGACCAGTTTCATCGCCTGTTCGGTCGTCAGGAAATCGCAGGCTTCGAGTTGTTTCAAAATGGCTTCTTCGCGGCGTTTGTTCATGGCTCGGGATTGATAAAAATGTTTTGTTTTGATACTTGAAAAAACGATCAAAAAACAAACGAAAATGCGCGCAAACGCTCATATTGTTTGAAAATAAAGTTTTTTACGGGGCAAATCGGGCTGAAATTGCTTGAGCGCTCACTTTGGGAACAGAAAAATAAAGCACACTTTGCAACGACCCCGGTGGCTGCCTCATTTCCGCGGTTATTGGTCATGGTCGGAGCCTCATTGTCCCAAAAATCCAACACTCAATTCGCCCAAAGGAAACACACCGCATGAAATCCACGCGAATTCTTCTCCCCATCCTCTCCCTCGCGCTTGCCGCGAATCTCGTTTGCGCCGCAAACCCCGCCTCCGATATCCCGCAACGCAAACGCCAGTCTCCCGACGCCGTCCGTGTCGTTTCCGCAAACGTGCGCCATCCCGTCAAGGCCGACATCCCCGGCGGCAACGGTTGGGATGCGCGCAAGGAACTCGCCCGCGACGTGCTCCTCGCCCAGGACGCCGACATCATCTGCTTCCAGGAATTCAACAATCCGCAATACGATTATCTCAAGGAGCGGCTTCCCGGTTACGAGGCGTTTGGTTTTGTTGAAAGAAACACCGACGGGCGAAAGGCCAACATGGTTTTCTATTCGAAAAAACGCTTTGAGAAAATCGCGGGCGACGGCGCGTTCCTGTCGCCGACGCCGGATGTTTACCGCTCCAAGTTCGAGGAATCCGCCACCGCGAGCAGCTTCACCTGCGTGCGCCTCAAGGATCGCCTGACCGGGCGCGAACTGATTGTCTGGAACACACACTTCGATTACAAATATCCCGCCGGACGTGAAAAGCAGGCCGGCGCGCTCGTCGAGCAGATGAAAAAACATCCTCCCGGCATCCCGCAAATCATCACCGGCGACTTGAATTGCGACGCCGGGACCCGGCCCGTCAAAATCCTCAAGGCCGCGGGCTTCATCGAAACCTATGCGACGATTCACGGCCCCTCGGACCCCGGCTACACCTTCCACGCGTTCGAAGGCCACAGCCGCGGCAAACCCGGCGGCAAAGTTGACTTTGTGTTTTGCAACGACCGCCTTCGCCCGACCGCCGCCGAAATCATCAAGGACAATCGCAACATCGACGGTGTCCGCCGCTATCCCAGCGACCACTATTTCGTCTCCGCCGAACTCGTTTACGAAAAAGACAAAAAATGAAATTCACCAAAGCGACCAATTTCAGTGCCGTAGGGGCGCACCTAGCGTGCGCCCTCGCGTCCGCCCGTGTTTTGGATGCGCACGCAACAGTCTTTCGTGAACCAGGGCGCACGCAAGGTGCGCCCCTACGATGAAAGCCAAACCCATTTCTCCCAACCAACATTCACCACACCACACACAATAATATGAGCACTAGCGAAACTCCCGCAAAACAAACCATAATCACCATCGTTGGCTCCGGCATGATGGGTTCCGCGCTTGTCTTCCCCGCGAGGGAAAACGGCCACACCGTCCGCCTCGTCGGTTCGCCGCTTGATGGCGAAATCATCGACGCCTGCCGCAAGACCGGACGCCATCCGAAGTTCGTGAAGGATTTCCCGGCGGGCGTGGAATATTACAAGATCGAGGAACTCGACAAGGCGATGGACGGCGCGGACCTGCTCATCTGCGGCATCAGCAGCTTCGGCGTCGAGTGGTTTGCCGAATACATGCTCCCGCGCATTCCCGAAACGCTGCCCGTCGTCTCGGTCACGAAGGGGCTCATCGACGACGGCACCGGCCAGCTCATTTCGTATCCCGAGTATTGGGCGCGCCGCGCCGCGCCGCGCAAACTGCGCCTCAACGCCATCGGCGGCCCCTGCACCAGCTACGAACTCGTGGCGCAGGACCAGACCGTGGTGACGTTCTGCGGCGAGGATCTCGAGACGCTTCGCTGGATGAAGGGCCTGATGCAGCGCCCGTATTATCACATCGCCGTTTCGACCGACGTCATGGGCGTCGAGACCGCCGTCGCCCTCAAGAACGCCTACGCCTACGGCGTGTGCATCACGGTCGGCGCCTGCGAGCGCGTTTACGGCATCGACAGCATCCCGCACTACAATTCGCAAGCCGGCGCGTTCGGGCAGTCCATGCTCGAAATGCAAAAACTCATGCGTCTCCTCGGCTCCAGCAACGACGAGGCGCTCGCCGTCGGCATCGGCGATTTGTATGTCACCGTCTTCGGCGGACGCAATCGCCTGCTCGGCAAGCTGCTCGGCCGCGGCCTGCCGCTCGACGCCGCGTTGAAGGAGCTCGAAGGCATCACGCTTGAGGGCAACGTCATCGTCGTGCGCATCGTGAAGGCGCTCCGCGCCTGGGCCGCGCAAGGCAAGGTTGACCTCGCCGAATACCCGCTCATCGCCCACCTCGGCGAGGTGCTCATTGATAACAAACCCGCGAATATTCCGTGGGAGGCGTTTGTCGCCGAGAAGCGCTGAGGCATGTGAGGGCGCACCTTGCGTGCGCCCTCGCGCCCGCACGCTTTGCGGATGCGCGCGCCGAACACGCGCGCAAACAGTCATTCACACACGAGGGCGCGCGCAAGGCGCGCCCCTGCAAGAAACGAAAATCTTACCAAACCCAAAAACCGACATGCACACACATCACCCGAAACTTTCACACGCGCGCTTCCTCGCGCGCATCGCCGCCGCATTTCTCGTTCTGGCCGTTGGCACGGCCTTCGCTAAAGTCACGCATCCCGACATCACGCCCGCCGCGGGCATCGACCTTTACGGCACGATTCTTGACGACGTCGGCGCGCCCGTTGCCGGTGTTGTTGTGAGCGACGGCTTCCAGTGTGTCGCCACCGACGCGAAGGGCGTTTACCAGATGAAGCGCAACCCGAGGGCGCGCGTGGTGTATTACTCCACGCCGGCGGAATACGTCATCAACACCACCGGCAAACCCGGCAAGGGTGGTCTGGGACAGTTATACGCAAAACTCGGCGCCGAAAAACGCTACAACTTCGACCTCACGCGGCTGCCCGCGCCCGAGACGGAGTTCACGCTCATCGGCGTCGGCGATCCTCAGGTGCGCTACTTTTCCGACCTCGGCCGTTTCAAAAATGAGACCGTTGCCGACATCCGCGAATTCGCCAGGGCCTCGCGCCTGCCCTGCTACGCGATTCTTCTCGGCGACATCGGCTTCGACACCATGCACTATCACCAGCCCATGCGCGAAATCGCCGACCTCGCGGAAATCCCCTACTTCGCCGTCATCGGAAACCACGACCACGACGAGTCCGTCAAGGGCGACGACCACAAGGCCAGCGCGGGGTTCGAGGCGATTTTTGGCCCGGTCAATTTTTCCTTCAATCGCGGCGGTGTGCACATCATCGGCATGGACGACATCATTTACAACGGGAGGCTCAGCTACAAAACCGGCATCACCGACGAGCAGATCGAGTGGTTGCGCCAGAGCCTGAGCTTTGTGCCGAAGGACAAAATCATCGTCCTCGCCTACCACGCCCCGCTGCGCGAAAGCGGCGCGCAAAACCGCGAGAAATTGATGAAACTCTTCGAGGGTTACGCGGAGGTTCACATCCTGGCCGGCCACACGCACTATCACGAGAACTACATCATCAAGAAACCGATCGCGGCCTACGAGCACATCCTCGCCACCGCATGCGGCGCGTGGTGGCGCTCCACGCTCAATGTTGACGGCGCCCCGAACGGCTTCGGCGTCTTCACCTTTAACGGAAACAAAGTCGCCGACTGGTATTTCAAGGCCGTCGGCCACCCGGTCGGCTTCCAGATGCGGCTCTATCCCGGCGACATGAAATACGGCGGCCCCGGCGGCAAATTCTCCTACGGCAAAACCGCGAACGACATCGTCGTCGATGTCTGGAACGCCGATCCCGAATGGAAAATCGTCGCCTATGAAAACGGCGTCGAGGTCGGTCCGTTGAAAAAACTCCCGCGCGTGATCGACGCCTACTCGGCCGGTTACCATGTGGGCGTGGTCCAGCGCTCGCTCAAAAGCTATGGCGCCGGCGGCGACGGCAAGGGCACAAACCGGCACCTCTACATCCACACCAAGAAGGATCCAAACGCCCGCGTCGAAATCCACGCCACGGATCGCTTCGGGAAAACCTACGTCGAGAGCGAGCTCACCACCGACGTTTCCGAAGCCGCGCCCCCGTTGCACTGAGACGCGCCCTCCCGATGAATATGCAACGCACAATGCACACATTCACGCGCATCGCCGCCTTTCTCGTTCTGGCCGCTGGCACGGCCTTCGCGAAAGTTGCGCATCCCGATATCACGCCCGTCGCCGGCATCGACCTTTACGGCACGATTCTTGACGACGTCGGCGCGCCCGTCGCCGGTGTTGTTGTGAGCGACGGTTTCCAGTGCGTCGCCACCGACGCGAAGGGCGTTTATCAAATGAAACGCAACCCGAAGGCGCGCATGGTGTATTACTCCACGCCGGCCGCTTATGTTGTCAACACGCTCGCCAAGCCCGGCGACAAGGGCGGCTCGGCTGCGTTTTACGCGAAGCTCGACAAACACGCCGGGCTGCAACGCCACAACTTCGACCTCGCGCGCCTTTCCGCGCCCGAGCGGAAGTTCACGCTTGTCTGCATCGGCGATCCGCAAACGAAAAGGGACGAGCAGATCGTGCGCTACAAAAAGGAAACCATCGGCGACCTCCGCGCATTCGCCCGCGCCTCAGTCTCGCCCTGCTACGCAATCCTCCTCGGCGATGTTTGCGGCGACGCGATGGACTTGCACCGCCCCATGCGCGACGCCACCGCGCTGGCCGGCATCCCGTTCTTTGCCGTCATCGGAAATCACGATCACGACGCGTCCGTCAAGGGCGACGACCACAAGGCCGGCGCGGGTTTCGAGTCGGTTTTCGGTCCGCTCAATTTCTCCCTCAACCGCGGCGACGTTCACATCATCGGCATGGACGACATCCTCTACAACGGCAGCAAAAACTACAAAAGCGGCTTCACCGACGAGCAGGTCGAGTGGTTGCGCCAGGACCTGAGTTTCGTCCCCAAGGACAAAATTATTGTCCTCGCCTATCACGCCCCGCTCGGCCACGGCAACGCGCAAAACCGCGAGAATCTTATGAAGCTCTTCGAGGGTTACGCCGAGGTTCACCTCATGGCCGGCCATTCGCACAACCACAGGAATACTATTATCAAAAAACCGATCGCCGCCTACGAGCACGTCACCGGCACCGCGTGCGGCGCGTGGTGGCGATCCACGCTCAACACCGACGGCACGCCCAACGGCTACGGCGTCTTCAACTTCAACGGAAACAAAGTCGCCGACTGGTTCTACAAGGCCAACGGACGCGGGCGTGATTACCAGATGCGGATGTATCGCGGCGACGCGAGCTTTGGCGGTCCCGGCGGCAAGTTTTCCTACGGCAAAACCGCGAACGATGTCGTCGTCGATGTCTGGAACGCCGACTCCAAGTGGAAAATCGTCGCCTATGAAAACGGCGTCAAGGCCGGCGCGCTGAAAAAACTTC
This genomic interval carries:
- a CDS encoding calcineurin-like phosphoesterase C-terminal domain-containing protein produces the protein MHTHHPKLSHARFLARIAAAFLVLAVGTAFAKVTHPDITPAAGIDLYGTILDDVGAPVAGVVVSDGFQCVATDAKGVYQMKRNPRARVVYYSTPAEYVINTTGKPGKGGLGQLYAKLGAEKRYNFDLTRLPAPETEFTLIGVGDPQVRYFSDLGRFKNETVADIREFARASRLPCYAILLGDIGFDTMHYHQPMREIADLAEIPYFAVIGNHDHDESVKGDDHKASAGFEAIFGPVNFSFNRGGVHIIGMDDIIYNGRLSYKTGITDEQIEWLRQSLSFVPKDKIIVLAYHAPLRESGAQNREKLMKLFEGYAEVHILAGHTHYHENYIIKKPIAAYEHILATACGAWWRSTLNVDGAPNGFGVFTFNGNKVADWYFKAVGHPVGFQMRLYPGDMKYGGPGGKFSYGKTANDIVVDVWNADPEWKIVAYENGVEVGPLKKLPRVIDAYSAGYHVGVVQRSLKSYGAGGDGKGTNRHLYIHTKKDPNARVEIHATDRFGKTYVESELTTDVSEAAPPLH
- a CDS encoding calcineurin-like phosphoesterase C-terminal domain-containing protein gives rise to the protein MHTFTRIAAFLVLAAGTAFAKVAHPDITPVAGIDLYGTILDDVGAPVAGVVVSDGFQCVATDAKGVYQMKRNPKARMVYYSTPAAYVVNTLAKPGDKGGSAAFYAKLDKHAGLQRHNFDLARLSAPERKFTLVCIGDPQTKRDEQIVRYKKETIGDLRAFARASVSPCYAILLGDVCGDAMDLHRPMRDATALAGIPFFAVIGNHDHDASVKGDDHKAGAGFESVFGPLNFSLNRGDVHIIGMDDILYNGSKNYKSGFTDEQVEWLRQDLSFVPKDKIIVLAYHAPLGHGNAQNRENLMKLFEGYAEVHLMAGHSHNHRNTIIKKPIAAYEHVTGTACGAWWRSTLNTDGTPNGYGVFNFNGNKVADWFYKANGRGRDYQMRMYRGDASFGGPGGKFSYGKTANDVVVDVWNADSKWKIVAYENGVKAGALKKLPRMVDAYAAGYHAGVLNNQRPGYGHVPPARTSTSTCTPRKTPTPASKSARPIVSEKPTRLTNTPPTTPSPSRRVDARPAFPI
- a CDS encoding endonuclease/exonuclease/phosphatase family protein, producing MKSTRILLPILSLALAANLVCAANPASDIPQRKRQSPDAVRVVSANVRHPVKADIPGGNGWDARKELARDVLLAQDADIICFQEFNNPQYDYLKERLPGYEAFGFVERNTDGRKANMVFYSKKRFEKIAGDGAFLSPTPDVYRSKFEESATASSFTCVRLKDRLTGRELIVWNTHFDYKYPAGREKQAGALVEQMKKHPPGIPQIITGDLNCDAGTRPVKILKAAGFIETYATIHGPSDPGYTFHAFEGHSRGKPGGKVDFVFCNDRLRPTAAEIIKDNRNIDGVRRYPSDHYFVSAELVYEKDKK
- a CDS encoding glycerol-3-phosphate dehydrogenase; the protein is MSTSETPAKQTIITIVGSGMMGSALVFPARENGHTVRLVGSPLDGEIIDACRKTGRHPKFVKDFPAGVEYYKIEELDKAMDGADLLICGISSFGVEWFAEYMLPRIPETLPVVSVTKGLIDDGTGQLISYPEYWARRAAPRKLRLNAIGGPCTSYELVAQDQTVVTFCGEDLETLRWMKGLMQRPYYHIAVSTDVMGVETAVALKNAYAYGVCITVGACERVYGIDSIPHYNSQAGAFGQSMLEMQKLMRLLGSSNDEALAVGIGDLYVTVFGGRNRLLGKLLGRGLPLDAALKELEGITLEGNVIVVRIVKALRAWAAQGKVDLAEYPLIAHLGEVLIDNKPANIPWEAFVAEKR
- a CDS encoding DeoR/GlpR family DNA-binding transcription regulator is translated as MNKRREEAILKQLEACDFLTTEQAMKLVGGSAATIRRAFIRLAETNLARRVHGGLRRLPVGGDGSLPFVMRERWFEDEKARLAARAIEFFPKGGVAFIHGGSTTLKLTQHIRSGTIITDSINVCGSFMQRFSSGGGPEILLPGGTLDLRGDALYGPRTEAALREYRADVVFFSARGMDEEGLLDTSDTLVATVRLMMRNASLRVMLADHSKFRKFGLTQMAPWENVDVLVTSDHPENRPWFETIKNHGVKIVFA